ATGTCGGCGCCCCGGATGGAGTGGCCCAAGAGCGGACCGAGCAGGCATAGATCCAGCGCCCCGGCCAGCAGTGGCCCCAGGCCCACCAGCGCCACGGCGGCGCCTCGCGGCGAACCTAGGGAGAACCCTCCCACCACCATCCCAGCTCCCGCCAGGATGCGGATCCATCGTCCTGTCCGCGACGCCATGAAGCCCAAGAGCATGCGTCACCTCCAGACGGAAGATGGGCACGCGCCCGAGCCCCATCAGGGCTCCCGGCCCGCTCCGGGTGAGCCTGCACGTCTGCTCTCCATCCAGGCTTCCCGGCGCGTCACGCGCTGAAGTCCACCCGCCGCACTTCCTCGTCTCCCTGCGCGCCCTGGTAGACGTGCCACGCCGCCGCCAGGTCCTGGAAGGGCAACCCCACCATGCAGAAGAGGGTGATCTGCTCGGGCGAGGTCCGCCCCGGACGCATCCCCGCGATGATCTCGCCCAGCTCCGCGCGGATGGACGCCTCCGTCAGTAGCGCCAAGCCGCGGTGATCACAGACGACGGTGGCCCGAGCCAGCAGCTCTGGAGAGAGCTCTACCTTGTCCTGCTCGTCCGCGCCCAGCGCGGTGATGTGCATCCCCGGGCGGATCAACTCCGGCGGCAGCGTGGCCCGCCCGCCCGCGCCCGCTACGATGATGTCGGCCTCGGCCACCGCCTCCGCCACCGAGTCCACCGCCCGGACGGGCAGCTTCAGCTCCTGGTACATGCGCATGGCGAGCGCGGCCGCCTGCTCGAAGTTCTCGTCGTAGACGAAGGCCTGGGAGAGCGTCCGCACCAGCCGCATCGACTTGAGCTGGAGCACCGCGCGGCTGCCTGCCCCGAGCAGCGCGACGCGGCTGGCATCCGGCCGGGACAGCACCTCCGTGCCCAGCGCCCCCACCACTCCCGTGCGCACCGCCGATAGGTGCGCCGAGTCCATCACCGCCAGCAGCGCGCCCGTCGCCAAGTCATGCAGCTGAAGCGTGCCCTGGAGAGGCGGCGTGCTCGAGGGGAAGCGGCCACTCACCGTCACGGAGTAGGCAGGCACGCCCGGCAGGCTCCCCGGAAAGAGCACCATGGCCGTGCCCTCGGCATGCAGGGGGACGCGCGTCCGCTGGGGTGCCACCGTCCGCGCCAGCGCATCCACACGGAACGCCTCGCGCAGGTCCTCCAGCAAGGTGAGGGCCTGCAAGTTGCGAGAGACGTCGGAGCGGGTCAGGACCAGGGTGCTCATCTTCCACCCAACCTAGCCGAGCAGACTGGAAGTCCCCATGGCCTCATCACACCCTGCGGCCCTTTTCTCCGGTGTTGGAATGAAAAGGGCCACAGTCTCCCGTCAAGGCGAGCAGGCAGGGGAGGCGTCCCACCAAGGGCCTCGGGGGGGGTCGGCCACTCCAGCCCTGGGCCGCTCGGCCTGGAATCCCAGCGAGGGCGGGGTTGTCCCATGATCCCACAGAGAGCAGTGGCCGCTGCCAGAGGTCGTCCCGGAGGTTGCGATGCTGGAGCAGGAACCCCGTCCCCAGGGTTGGGAGCCCGCGCAGGATCCTGAGGAGCCCCATCGGCTGGCTGCTTTCCTCCGCGCGCACCGGGAGGAACTCCTGGCGGACTGGAAGGGAGCGGCTCATGAGCTGCACTCGCGCCACGGCTCTGGAGAGCCGCTGGGCGAGCACCTCTCCGCGCTGCTGGATGGCATCACCGAGGCCCTGGCGCACGAAGCCCACGGCATCCCGCTACAGCTCCCCGGTGTCCTCTCCGAGGTGCATGCCCTGGCCCGCCTGAGCCAGGGCTTCGCGCTCCATGAAATCACCCATGAGTACGGGCTGCTGCGCGGCTGCATCCTGCGCCGCCTGCAGGCGTCCGCCATCCACCCCGCCCCGGGCACGCTGGCGCTGCTGGACGAGCTCATTGATCAAGCCACCATGCGCGCCGTCCAGAGCTACTCGCGCCTGCGCGAGCGCACGCTCAACGCGCTCGACGGCATGATGCAGGCTGCCCTGGACAGCCCGGACGAGGACACCCTGCTCCAGCGGCTGCTGACCCTGCTGATGGAGTCCGCCATGCGGGTGGACTCGGCCATCATCCTGCTGCGCGAAGATGGGACGCTGCGGGTGCGCGCGGCCCAGGGGCTGGAGGCGGCGAAGCTCGTGGGCCAGCGCATGCGCGTGGGCGAGGGCTTCGCGGGCCGGGTCGCCGCCGAGCGCCGGCCGCTCGCGGTGCGCTCGGCCTCCACGGATCCGCTGCTGAAGGAGGAGGCGCTGGGGCACCTGGACCTGCATGCGCTGTACGGCCTGCCGCTGATGGATGGCGATTACCTGTTCGGCGTGGCGTACATGGGCTCGCGCACCGCGTATGCCTTCTCCGAGGCGGACATGCTGGTGTTCCGCATCATGGCCAGCCGGGCCACGGCCCTCATCGTCCAGGCCCAGCTCCATGCCCGCGAGCAGGCGGCGAGAGAGGAGGCCCAGCGCTCGCTGGCCATGGTCAACACGCTGCTGGCGACCTCGCCTGTGGGCATTGCCTTCCTGGACAAACAGCTGCGCTACCTGCGCGTCAACAAGACCCTGGCCGACATCAACCACGTCTCCGTGGAGGGCCACCTGGGCCGCTCCGTCCGCGAGGTGCTGCCAGCGCCGGTGGTCACGCAGCTCGAGCCCCTGCTCCAGCGGGTGCTGGAGACGGGCGAGCCCTCAGGGAGCTTTGAGTTCACCGCCCCCGCAGGGCTGGGCTGGCCTCCAGACCGCACCTGGCTGACCAGCTACTACCCCGTGCGGACCGAGGCCGGGAGCCTGATGGGCGCCGGGTGCGTGGTGCTCGACATCACCGAGCGCAAACAGGCGGAGCAGGCGCTCGAGCGCGCCATCTCCTTCCGGGAGCAGCTGCTCGCGGTGCTCGGGCATGATCTGCGCAACCCGCTGGGCGCCATCAGCGCCTCGGCCTTCCTGCTCTCGCGGGCGGAGGGCCTGGGCGAACGCGAGCACCAGGCCGTGGAGCGCATCCGCCGCAGCAGCGCGCGGATGGCCCGGCTCATCGACGACATCCTCGACTTCGCGCGGAGCCGGCTGGGCGGGGGGATCCCCGTCACACGCCAGCCCATGAACATGGCCGAGGTGTGCAAGGCAGCGCTCGAGGAACTGCAGGTGACGTTCCCCGAGCGCCAGCTCCTCTTCGAGGTCCGCGGTGACACCCAGGGCGAGTGGGATCCGGATCGGGTGTCGCAGGTGCTGAGCAACCTGGTGTTCAACGCGCTCCAGCACGGGCGGGAAGACTCGCCCGTGCGCACCATGGTGCGGGATGCGGGCGCCCAGGTGCTGCTGGAGGTCCACAACCAAGGCGACCCCATCCCCGAGGAGCTGATGCCCCGCCTCTTCGACCCCTTCAAGCGCCGCCCGGGGGATCAACGCCCGCACGAGGGCAAGAGCGGCGCACGGAGCCTGGGGTTGGGACTGCACATCGTCCGGCAGATCGCCCTGTCGCACGGGGGAGACGTGGAGGTGCACTCCACCGCGAACGAGGGCACGTGCTTCAAGGTCCGCTGGCCTCGGAGGCTGAACTGAGCGGCGCTCACTTCGCGTTGGGCGAGAACGCCAGGGTCTGGAGCGCCTCCGCGAGCATCTGGGTGATGAGGCCCAGGTGCTCCAGGGAGATGGACTCGTCAGGTGCGTGGCCGGTGTACGCGCCCATCTCCTTCATTCCCGGACCGAAGTCCACGCCGCGCGGGAAGAGCCGGGCGTAGGTGCCGCCTCGGATGGCGATGGGGGCCAGCGCTCCGCGGATGCCCCGGTGGCGCCGGTAGATGTCCATCAGCGTGGAGACGAGCGGGCCATTGGCATCCGCCACGTGCGGCTCTCCCACGTAGCGCCCGGGCCCCTCGATGACCCGCCCATCCGTCTCCTGGGTGATGAGGGCGAGGGCGTGGTCGAGCGCCTGGTGGAAGTCCTCGTTGTTCTCCGCGGAGCGGGGACGCCGCAGGTTGATGCCGAGCGACACATTCCCGTCCTTCACGCGCAGCACCGTGGGTGCGGCGATCGTCCGCCCCATCAACGGATCCTCGCCAGTAAACCCGAGGCGCTCGCCGTGGTGGTCGCCGTCAAAGCGGCGCGTCACCGTCCGCAGCATCGCCGTGAGCCCGTTGTCCGCCAGCGGCAGCTTGTCGGCGATGGCGGCCAAATCCCACAGCGCGTTGCGGCCCTCCTCGGGGATGGAGGCGTGGACGGCCTTGCCCTGGGTGGTGAGGAGGATGCGCTGGCCGCCGCCCGAGGAGGCCGGCGCGGGTACGAGCTTCACCTCGGCCTTGAGCTCGGGCCGCTCCTTGCGGGTGGACTCGATGGCGCTCTTCACGGTGGCCAGCCCCTGCTCCACGGACTTGCCCGCGAAGGGCGCCAGGGTGAGCGAGGCCGCCGAGGGCACCTGGGTGAGGAACTCGCCGGCACTGGCATCCACCGGGAGCAGTGTTCCCCGGTCCGCCGAGTCCGACACGCCCAGGGCGGCCTCCAGCGTCAGGGCGACGAAGCCCGACTGGGCCACCACCACGGGATAGGAGGAATCGACGGAGATGACGTGCTGGGGGAGCTGCTCGGTGCGGGCGTACTCCTGCATGCCTTCCCAGGAGCTCTCCTCGTCATTGCCGACGATGATGAGCACCTTGCCCTTCTGCGGCGAGAGCCCCAGCTCGCGCGCCATCGCCATCGAGACCAGGGCCGTGGCCAGCGGCCCCTTGTCGTCCATGACGCCCCGGCCGTAGAGGCGGCCGTTTATGACTTTGGGCTCGAAGGGCTTCGTCTTCCACTCGTGGACCGGGGCGGGGACGACGTCGCCGTGGAAGACGAGCCCGAGGTGCGGAGCACCCTCGCCCCAGGCCAGCTCGAACACGTCATTGCGGCCGGCAATGCGGAACCCGAAGCCGCGCGCCTTGGCCCACTGCTGGAGGAAGCGGCCCATGGCGACCACCTCCGGGTTCTTCGCTGGAGGCACCTCGCTGTTGAACGTCTTGAAGCGCACGAGCTGCTGCGTCAGCTTCACCACGTCCTCGAGCCCACAGGCCCCCACATACAGCGCATAGCGGTCGGGAGAGGGAATGCCGGGGAGCGCCTCGGCCGAGAACTGGGCGGCGCGCTTGGCCGGGGGGAGCTTGCAGTTGGCCGGCTTGGGCTCGAGCTCCTTGTCCTCCTTGCCCTTCTTCTGGGACTTGGCGCTCAGGCGGACTTGCTTCTGGACCTTCTCGTAGAGGATGCGGGCCTGGCGCTCCATCTCCCGGAGCTGGGCGGGGGTGGGCCGGTTCACCTGCGCGAGCGCCGCCAGGGGGGCCAACAGGCAGAGGGCAAGGAGCAACGAGCCGAGGCGCATGACGGACTCACCCTAGCCTACCCGCCCAAGGAGGTGAAAACCGGCGGTGGGATGGCTAAACACCCAGCATGTTCTTCCAATCTCCGAAGAAGCAGAAGCTCCCCACGCCGGAGGAGGCGCTGAAGGGCCGCTCCGACACGATGCCTGTCCCCGAGAAGCACCATGTGCTGGGCACTCCGCTGAAGGAGCCCTTGCCTGCTGGCATGCAGGAGGCGGTGTTCGGGCTGGGGTGCTTCTGGGGCGCGGAGAAGAAGTTCTGGCAGACGCCGGGCGTGCACAGCACGCAGGTGGGCTACGCGGCGGGGCTCACGCCGAACCCCACGTACCGCGAGGTGTGCTCAGGGATGACAGGACACAACGAGGTGGTGCGCGTGGTGTTCGACCCGGCGAAGGTGAGCTACGAGGCGTTGCTGCGCATCTTCTGGGAGAACCACGATCCGACGCAGGGCATGCGCCAGGGCAACGACGTGGGGACGCAGTACCGCTCGGGCATCTACTACTTCGACGAGGCGCAGAAGCGCACGGCCGAGCAGAGCCGGGATTCGTACCAGAAGGCGCTGAGCGCGGCGGGCCTCGGCGCCATCACCACGGAGCTCCTTCCGGCGCCAGCCTTCTACTACGCGGAGGACTACCACCAGCAGTACCTGTCGAAGAACCCGGACGGATACTGCGGGCTGGGCGGCACGGGCGTCAGCTGCCCGATCGGCGTGGGAGTCTCCAGCCGCTAATTAGGCGGAAACTGACTTACTGCACAGGGTGCTCAGAGCTGGGTTGCAGATTGGCATTCATTCGACTCCAGGATGAGGACGCCCGCTAGCGACCCAACTCCTCAGTCCACTGTGAATTAAGAGCGTGGTCCTGGAGGTCCCAAATCAAGCGGATCCCAGACAAATTCTTCCGTAGGGATCAGCTTCACATTCATGAAGCCATGCTGAGTGACAAACTCCGCGAAGCGAGGGGAGACGACGACGCTCCCTTGGCATCCTCGGGGGCGGAACACGTCCTCGCCCTGCCAAGTGCCGTCTTCCAGGGTGTATCCGTGGATTGAGTCCAATCCCGTGCAGCGGCACTCAGGACACGCAATGGGTGCGGTTCGGCGGATGCGGCTCCTGGCGTCATCCACCGCTCCGCGGCCAAAGCAAGGACTGACGACGACATAGCGAGGCACAGCACTGAACTTGAGGCCCTTACGCTTCCGTCGCACACGGCCCGCTTCCACAGGATGGAAGCCGGTCAACCCGGTCAGCCCTTCTGCGCGAAAGGCCTTCGCCATGCGCTCGGAGAGGAGGAAGTCGTAGCCAGAAGCCTCCACAAAATCGCCGAGGCCCTCTCCATATACTTCTAGGTCCCCTCGGTAAGGTGGCAACCATGTCCGCAGGCCGATGACCTCGCCACATGCGGCACAGCGAGGGGCGTCTCCCGTGTTGACGGGCTCTGTTTTGCGAAATTGAGTGTCGAACTTCCCGTGCAGGTCTTCTCTCAACTCGAAAAAGCGGAGGGGTGAGGGCCCATCAGAAGCCATGGGGAAACCTCTCCCGCATCTTCGGGCGGTTGTAGATCTGGCGCAGGAACTTCATGAACTGTTCAGGCGTCGCTTTGGCCTCGCGCTTGAGCCACTCAACAACTTCTTTGTCCACATCGCGGTGCCATTCCTGGTAGCCGCAGTGCGACTCTTTGTCTTTCGCTTTGGCCACGAAACGCTTGTCGCGAGGCTTGTACAGCCCACGCAGCGCCTCATGTTGCTCCAGCTGCTCGGCGATCGGCCGGGAGATGATGTGGTGGTCCTGCCCCTTGCAGTCCGGTGGCTCCTCCGAGGCTTCTGCATTCGCCGAGGCTTCGGTGGACTCGCTGGCTTCTTCCTCTTGGGCCGCCTCCTCCGCGCTCCTGAGCGCCTCCAACCTCAGCGCGGCCTTTGCAAGGGCGTCCTGAATCTCTGCAGCCTTCTCCGGGTTGATCTTGGCCAGTTCCTGGCAGGCGGTCAGCCGGCCCTGCTTGCAGAAGGACACCAGGGTGCCTTCGCCAGGGACGGCAGGAACCTGGGAGACCACGAGGAGAAGCAAGAGTGCGAGCATGCGCCTCCTTATCGTACCCGTTCTCCCTGGGGAGCCTATCGAGAGGCGGCTGCCTGAACCGTGTCCCTGTTGGCGCCCGTCCGTCCCGCCTCGGCGCGCTCCAGGTGCGGGCCGAGCTGGCCCACCGCCATCAACCCCAGCATCCGGAAGTCGGAGATGAAGGACCAGAGCGGGTACTTGAAGGTCGCGGGCCGGTTCTTCTCGATGCCGAAGTGGCTGATCCACGCCATGCCGTAGGAGGACACGAGCGCCCCGAGGATGAGCGACGGCCGCCCCTGCGCAATGGCGGTGCCGGCAATGACGAGGCCCACCGAGGTCCCCACGAAGTGCATCCAGCGGGTGACGGCCCGGGAGTGTTCACGGAGATAGAACGGCCAGAACTCGGCATAGGTACGGATGCGGTCGGACATGGAATAGTTATCCCCCATGGCGGACTGGATCCCCAAGCCCAACCTCGCGGTGGACCTCAAGCGCCTGACACTCACGCCCGAGGAGGGTTTCGTGCTCTCCCGCCTGGATGGGTACACCTCAGCCAGCCAGCTCACCGCCGTCACCGGCTTTCCGCCCGAGCGCATCCAGACCATCTTGACGCGGCTCGTCGCGCAGGGCGCCCTCCTTCCCAACGCTGTGGCCCCGAACACCCCTTCCCGCGCTGCTCCGCCGCCCGTGCAACAGGCTTCCGAGCCCGCTCCTGACGAGATGCCCGCGCTCGAGGCCATGCCCGAGGAGGTGGAAGCCAGCGCCTCCGAACCCGACGAGTCCGAACCTGTCGAGGACGAGCACCCGGATGCACTGGGCAACTACCGGAAGCTCTTCGAGACGCAGCTCCACCCGCTCCCCGAGGACGAACGCAAGGCTCGGGCCCGAGGCGCGGAGGATCCGGAGCTGTCCGCCTTCTGCTTCGATCCCGTGCCCGCCGTCATCAAGTCCGTGATGGAGAACCCGCGCACGGGCCTGGCGCACGCGCGGCTCATCGTCCGCCACCACCACAACCCTGTGGGGCTGGAGGCTGTGTGTTCGCGCGCGGCCTTCGCATCGGATGGAGGAGTGCGCCGCTGGCTGGTGCGAAACCCTCAGCTACCCGGAGGCCTGTTCCGGCGCCTGTGGAGCGGACGGCGGCTGATGGAGCTGCACAAGACGTCCATCGATCGAGACATCCCCGAGCAAACACGGCGCACCGCTCGCGAGCTGCTGCGCCACCGCTTCACCTCGGGCCCGGCTGAGGAGAAAGTGGAGCTCATCCTCAACACGGAGGGCCGCTCGCTCGCGTCGCTCACGGGGATGGCGGTGGACGGGAAGACGGCCTCGCTGCTGTGCGGCCGCACGTACCGCTCGCCGATGCTCATCCAGAACATCGCCCGGTGGAGCGCGGCGCCGCCCGCCCTCATCGCCCACCTGCTCAAGCAGGAAGCCGTCCGGCGGCAGCCGCAGCTCCGGATGCTGCTGCAACGTCACCCCAATGCCCCCGCGGACGCCCGCCGCGGGGAGCACTGAGCCGAGCCTCACCTTACTGGCAGTCGGTCGCCGCGAAGTAGCCGAGCAGCGGATGGCTGTTCTCAGCCGCGGTCTCCTTGCCCACCAGGCACTTCCCCGCGGGCACGGTGACCGTCGCGTCCTTGCCCTGGAGCAGCAGCTCACCCGACACCACCTGCAGGCCGCCCGGGAAGCCCTTCGCCGTGTTGGCCTCCACCGGGCGGATGCTCGGGGCATTGCCACCGCTCAGCCGCACGCGGTA
The Hyalangium minutum DNA segment above includes these coding regions:
- a CDS encoding YgaP-like transmembrane domain; the protein is MLLGFMASRTGRWIRILAGAGMVVGGFSLGSPRGAAVALVGLGPLLAGALDLCLLGPLLGHSIRGADIRQSLGLNPEERLFRTYYERLSPRDRMLLH
- a CDS encoding ornithine cyclodeaminase family protein: MSTLVLTRSDVSRNLQALTLLEDLREAFRVDALARTVAPQRTRVPLHAEGTAMVLFPGSLPGVPAYSVTVSGRFPSSTPPLQGTLQLHDLATGALLAVMDSAHLSAVRTGVVGALGTEVLSRPDASRVALLGAGSRAVLQLKSMRLVRTLSQAFVYDENFEQAAALAMRMYQELKLPVRAVDSVAEAVAEADIIVAGAGGRATLPPELIRPGMHITALGADEQDKVELSPELLARATVVCDHRGLALLTEASIRAELGEIIAGMRPGRTSPEQITLFCMVGLPFQDLAAAWHVYQGAQGDEEVRRVDFSA
- a CDS encoding ATP-binding protein; translated protein: MLEQEPRPQGWEPAQDPEEPHRLAAFLRAHREELLADWKGAAHELHSRHGSGEPLGEHLSALLDGITEALAHEAHGIPLQLPGVLSEVHALARLSQGFALHEITHEYGLLRGCILRRLQASAIHPAPGTLALLDELIDQATMRAVQSYSRLRERTLNALDGMMQAALDSPDEDTLLQRLLTLLMESAMRVDSAIILLREDGTLRVRAAQGLEAAKLVGQRMRVGEGFAGRVAAERRPLAVRSASTDPLLKEEALGHLDLHALYGLPLMDGDYLFGVAYMGSRTAYAFSEADMLVFRIMASRATALIVQAQLHAREQAAREEAQRSLAMVNTLLATSPVGIAFLDKQLRYLRVNKTLADINHVSVEGHLGRSVREVLPAPVVTQLEPLLQRVLETGEPSGSFEFTAPAGLGWPPDRTWLTSYYPVRTEAGSLMGAGCVVLDITERKQAEQALERAISFREQLLAVLGHDLRNPLGAISASAFLLSRAEGLGEREHQAVERIRRSSARMARLIDDILDFARSRLGGGIPVTRQPMNMAEVCKAALEELQVTFPERQLLFEVRGDTQGEWDPDRVSQVLSNLVFNALQHGREDSPVRTMVRDAGAQVLLEVHNQGDPIPEELMPRLFDPFKRRPGDQRPHEGKSGARSLGLGLHIVRQIALSHGGDVEVHSTANEGTCFKVRWPRRLN
- a CDS encoding Sapep family Mn(2+)-dependent dipeptidase — encoded protein: MRLGSLLLALCLLAPLAALAQVNRPTPAQLREMERQARILYEKVQKQVRLSAKSQKKGKEDKELEPKPANCKLPPAKRAAQFSAEALPGIPSPDRYALYVGACGLEDVVKLTQQLVRFKTFNSEVPPAKNPEVVAMGRFLQQWAKARGFGFRIAGRNDVFELAWGEGAPHLGLVFHGDVVPAPVHEWKTKPFEPKVINGRLYGRGVMDDKGPLATALVSMAMARELGLSPQKGKVLIIVGNDEESSWEGMQEYARTEQLPQHVISVDSSYPVVVAQSGFVALTLEAALGVSDSADRGTLLPVDASAGEFLTQVPSAASLTLAPFAGKSVEQGLATVKSAIESTRKERPELKAEVKLVPAPASSGGGQRILLTTQGKAVHASIPEEGRNALWDLAAIADKLPLADNGLTAMLRTVTRRFDGDHHGERLGFTGEDPLMGRTIAAPTVLRVKDGNVSLGINLRRPRSAENNEDFHQALDHALALITQETDGRVIEGPGRYVGEPHVADANGPLVSTLMDIYRRHRGIRGALAPIAIRGGTYARLFPRGVDFGPGMKEMGAYTGHAPDESISLEHLGLITQMLAEALQTLAFSPNAK
- the msrA gene encoding peptide-methionine (S)-S-oxide reductase MsrA; the encoded protein is MFFQSPKKQKLPTPEEALKGRSDTMPVPEKHHVLGTPLKEPLPAGMQEAVFGLGCFWGAEKKFWQTPGVHSTQVGYAAGLTPNPTYREVCSGMTGHNEVVRVVFDPAKVSYEALLRIFWENHDPTQGMRQGNDVGTQYRSGIYYFDEAQKRTAEQSRDSYQKALSAAGLGAITTELLPAPAFYYAEDYHQQYLSKNPDGYCGLGGTGVSCPIGVGVSSR
- a CDS encoding DUF962 domain-containing protein, producing MSDRIRTYAEFWPFYLREHSRAVTRWMHFVGTSVGLVIAGTAIAQGRPSLILGALVSSYGMAWISHFGIEKNRPATFKYPLWSFISDFRMLGLMAVGQLGPHLERAEAGRTGANRDTVQAAASR